The window GCCGTCTACGAGGGCGCCCCCGAGGCCCCCTCTATCGCGCTCGCCGGCCACGGCGACGAAATCGGCCTGATGGTCCGCGATATCACCGACGACGGCTTCCTGAAACTCACCCGAATCGGCGGGTCGGACAAGACGGTCACCCGCGGCCAGTACGTCACGGTTTACACCAGCGACGGACCCATCGAGGGCGTCGTCGGACAGGTCGCCATCCATCTCCGGGAGGCCGACGACAACGAGTACGACGACATCAACGAGCAGTACGTCGATATCGGCGTCGAAGACGAGGCGGAAGCCCGCGAACTCGTCGACGTCGGCGACCCGATTACCTTCGATACCGAGATAACGGACCTCGCGGACCGCCGCGTCGCGGCCCGCGGGATGGACAACCGGGTCGGCATCTGGACGGCTGCCGAGGCGTTCCGCCGCGCCGTCGAGGCCGAGCCGGACGCGACGGTGTATGCCATCTCGACGGTTCAGGAGGAAATCGGCCTCAAGGGTGCCCGGATGGTCGGCTTCGACCTCGCGCCGGATGCAGTCATCGCGACGGACGTGACCCACGCGACGGACCAGCCGGATTCGCCCGGAAACAAGGGCGGCGATATCGACCTCGGGGCCGGCCCCGTGGTCGCCCGCGGCAGCGCGAACCATCCGAAACTGGTGGCTGCGGCCCGGACCGCGGCCGACGATGATGACATCGACGTCCAGTTGCAGGCCTCCGGTTCCTATACCGGAACCGATGCTGACGCCTTCTATACGGCCAAGGGCGGCATCCCGTCGCTAAACGTCGGCCTGCCGAACCGCTATATGCACACGCCCGTGGAGGTAATCGACCTCGATGACCTCGATGAGGCGGCCGACCTGCTGGCGGCGGTCGCCGCCCGCGCCGCCGAGTTCGGGCCGTTTTCGGTCGACGTATAGCCGCGTTCGGCCGCCGTCGCCGCCGTATGCCGGTGCGTTTATACTATCGGCGTGAGCGACTTCCAGTATGACTGACCGTCCGCTCGACGTGCTCGAAGAAACGCTGGGTTCCGAAGTAAGCGTCACGCTGAAAGGCGGCGAGGTGTACGATGGCGAACTCGCCGGCTACGACCAACACATGAATCTCGTCCTCGAGGAGGGCGACAACGTAACCATTATCCGCGGCGATAACGTCGTTTCGATAGAACCATGACCGGAGCCGGGACCCCAAGTCAGGGTAAGAAGAACAAGACGACACACGTGAAATGCCGACGCTGCGGCGAGAAGTCCTACCACAGCCGAAAGAAGGTCTGTGCCTCCTGTGGGTTCGGCAAGTCCGCCAAGCGTCGCGACTACGCGTGGCAGTCGAAGCAGGGCGAATAACGCCTCGATTTTCCTGCGTTCTCCACCTCGCGTAGCCACGGCACCGTTCTGACGCGCCGAACGCCCCGCGTAGCGCCAGCGATGCGGTGGCTGTCGGTTTCGACTTAATTATACAGAATCGTGCATACACACGTCCGTGATTACCACCAAAGCACGCACGATGGAGTATGCTTTTACCCTTGGACGCGTCACCTCTATCCATGCCAGACGGGCGGCGCTCGGAGGGGCCGACGGAGAAATGCGGCGTGGTCGGCGTCTCGCTCGATGACCGCGAGGCGGCACGACCGCTGTACTACGCGCTATACGCGCTCCAGCATCGAGGACAGGAATCGGCGGGTATCGTCACCCACGACGGGTTCCAGCAGCACAGCCACGTCGAGATGGGACTCGTCGGAGACGCCTTCGACGAGGGGGACCTTCAGTCGCTGAACGGCGAGACGGGTATCGGCCACGTCCGCTATCCGACCGCCGGCAGCGTCGACTCCTCGTGTGCCCAGCCCTTTTCAGTCTCGTTCAAATCCGGCTCGCTCGGCCTGAGCCACAACGGGAACCTCGTCAACGCCGACGAGGTCCGCGAGGAACTGGCCGCCAAGGGCCACGCCTTCACCAGCGACGGCGACACCGAGGTCATCGCCCACGACCTCGCGCGGAACCTGCTGGAGGAGGACCTCATCCGCGCAGTCAAGCGCACGATGGGCCGGATTCACGGCTCCTACTCGCTGACCATCATGCACGACGACACCGTGTTGGGCGTCCGCGACCCCGAGGGCAATCGCCCGCTCTGTATCGGTGAGGTCGACGGTGGCTATATGCTCGCCTCCGAATCCGCCGCCATCGATGTCCTCGACGGGGAGTTCGTCCGCGACGTCAAGCCCGGCGAACTCGTCGTTCTCGACACCGACGGCAGCGGCTTCGATTCCTATCAACTGGTCGACCAGGACAACACCGCCCACTGTTTCTTCGAACACGTCTACTTCGCCCGACCGGATTCCCGCATCGACGACAACCTCGTTTACGACGTCCGGCGAGAACTCGGCCGCAAGCTCTGGGAGGAATCCGGCGTCGACAGCGACGTCGTCCTTCCGGTGCCGGACTCCGGCCGCGCCTTTGCTTCCGGCTACGCGGAGGCCGCACAGGACGAGGGCGCCGACGTGGAGTTCGCCGAGGGCCTGATGAAGAACCGCTATGTCGGCCGGACGTTCATCATGCCGACACAGGACGCCCGCGAGCGGGCCGTCCGCCTGAAACTCAACCCGATTCGGGACGTCGTCGAGGGCAAGACCGTCACCGTCATCGACGACTCCATCGTCCGTGGGACCACCTCGACGCAACTGGTCCAACTGCTGAAGGACGTCGGTGCCGAGGAGGTCCACATGCGCATCGGCGCGCCGGCCATCGTCGCGCCCTGCTACATGGGCATCGACATGGCCTCTCGCGAGGAACTCATCGCCGCGGGGCAGGAAACCGAGGACATCCGCGAGGAAATCGACGCCGACTCCCTTTCGTATCTCTCCATCGACGCCGTCGCCGAGGCGCTCGGCGAATCGCGTGCGGACCTCTGTCTCGGCTGTGTGACCGGC of the Natronomonas halophila genome contains:
- a CDS encoding M20/M25/M40 family metallo-hydrolase, producing MNERQRTFLDDLLSTATPSGFETPGQRVWLDYVEEFADETRVDDYGNAVAVYEGAPEAPSIALAGHGDEIGLMVRDITDDGFLKLTRIGGSDKTVTRGQYVTVYTSDGPIEGVVGQVAIHLREADDNEYDDINEQYVDIGVEDEAEARELVDVGDPITFDTEITDLADRRVAARGMDNRVGIWTAAEAFRRAVEAEPDATVYAISTVQEEIGLKGARMVGFDLAPDAVIATDVTHATDQPDSPGNKGGDIDLGAGPVVARGSANHPKLVAAARTAADDDDIDVQLQASGSYTGTDADAFYTAKGGIPSLNVGLPNRYMHTPVEVIDLDDLDEAADLLAAVAARAAEFGPFSVDV
- a CDS encoding LSM domain-containing protein; amino-acid sequence: MTDRPLDVLEETLGSEVSVTLKGGEVYDGELAGYDQHMNLVLEEGDNVTIIRGDNVVSIEP
- a CDS encoding 50S ribosomal protein L37e, which encodes MTGAGTPSQGKKNKTTHVKCRRCGEKSYHSRKKVCASCGFGKSAKRRDYAWQSKQGE
- the purF gene encoding amidophosphoribosyltransferase, with the protein product MPDGRRSEGPTEKCGVVGVSLDDREAARPLYYALYALQHRGQESAGIVTHDGFQQHSHVEMGLVGDAFDEGDLQSLNGETGIGHVRYPTAGSVDSSCAQPFSVSFKSGSLGLSHNGNLVNADEVREELAAKGHAFTSDGDTEVIAHDLARNLLEEDLIRAVKRTMGRIHGSYSLTIMHDDTVLGVRDPEGNRPLCIGEVDGGYMLASESAAIDVLDGEFVRDVKPGELVVLDTDGSGFDSYQLVDQDNTAHCFFEHVYFARPDSRIDDNLVYDVRRELGRKLWEESGVDSDVVLPVPDSGRAFASGYAEAAQDEGADVEFAEGLMKNRYVGRTFIMPTQDARERAVRLKLNPIRDVVEGKTVTVIDDSIVRGTTSTQLVQLLKDVGAEEVHMRIGAPAIVAPCYMGIDMASREELIAAGQETEDIREEIDADSLSYLSIDAVAEALGESRADLCLGCVTGEYPYDIEGETTDRDVARPDIDGAEAGIADD